The Drosophila biarmipes strain raj3 chromosome X, RU_DBia_V1.1, whole genome shotgun sequence genome includes the window TTTGGCCCGGAAAAAAGCGGGGGCTGGGGGCTGGGGGTTAGGTGTCGAGGCCGGGGCTTCGCAAAAAAGAGCTCGGATGAAGGCTTAAGTCAGTCTTTCCAGaacaaaaagtacaaaaacGGCGCCGTGAAAGCAACAGCTAcagaaaaaccaacaaaacaaGGAGCAACGTCGGGGGATGAACATCTAAATTGTAAGGCACTAACGGTGGAGGGGGTCAAGGGGCGGCGTTTCTGGGAAAACAGGGCGGGCCACTCCACACACGAGTACGTATGCATATGCACGGGAGGCACACCGACGATTTCGAAATGCCCTGCGTCTTGTCCCGCCTCAAACGCTGATTCTGAGCGCGGGGTAATGGATTTCGTGGATATATTGAAAGAGTGGCAGGGACTAACCACCAGTTAACGTGAAAAGGTTAAGAGGTGCCTCACCCTAAAAGGGTTCTTACATTTAAGGTGTATGTGTGCTATGATTAAGTATAAATTGATTTCGCAACTTAAGCTGATGGGTATTCGAATAAGATCAGATTCCCATGCGGGATCTGGGGTTACTCAAGGCTGGCAGCACCTTCCACAATCAGCTTACTCCCGAGTAGTTTGTGATGGAGGAAGGCGAAGCTGTCTTTTTCTCAGAGTTCCTTATTGTTTCGTTAACTCCTTATTTGACTCCCATTTGACCATTCCAAAAGACATCCTTATTTCGTCATCCGCACAcgtttatttttacttttgttcTTACTTTCTTTGTAGCTTCAAAATGAGTCTGGCATTTTTCAAACAGTTGCCGGACGGAAACTACAAGCGCCTGCCAGACGAGAACCAAAAGCCCAAGGCTGTTTTGAACCTAGTCAAAGATCCTCTGACTGGTGCTTACAGGGTGCTTCCGCGAATTCCAAGCTCTGCCAACCAAGTTCCTTATCCCTTCCCACCTCAGAATGGTGTTCACGGGCCTGTTCAAGAACCTCGGAGTCAACCTCCGCCACTGACGTAAGTCGAGTAGTCATCGGCCCCcggaatttaattgattttgagGTTAATTTCCCAGGCCAATTCGAGGACCTCGGCAAGAACATCTGCTCTCGCTAAAAGCTTTCGAGCAGTCATCGGCCCTCGGAACTGTTTCTGACTTTAGAGAACTAGCTTTAAGGCCCATCAAAGACTTTTCGGATCTGCACCCACACCCGATGGAAGTCGATGAGCAATCGTCCTCCGGGGGCCTGTGTGGTGTGGGTCAGAGTGGGGGGCCCTTTCTAGAACCTACAAAACTACCACTTCAGGTGAAAGTCGGCCCATCATTGTCCCACGGGAATGTAACTAATGCTAAAGGGAACTCAGCGGGGCTTCTGATTTTAAAGCCAAAGagctatatttttaaacccaaCAAACACCCACATATCCGAAGTGTTCTGAAGCCCATCCAAAAAGAAGCCATGAGGCATTCGCCACTGAGGAAAATCGAGGAGTTACTGGCTTCGGGGGAGGTGATTAAGCTCGGTTCGAGGAACAAGCCGAGGACAGTCCCGAGTCAACGCTGTCACTCTGATGCCGATCCAAAGCAGCCTGGGGAGCAGGAACCGCTTTTAAACGGGGCATTCGACAGCTCCAAAATCATGACCATGGAGGAAATCGAGGACGAGCTCCGGAATCCGCTCAGGGATGACTGGATGACTTGGTCGTCGATGAGCGAGGAGATCACCGACCTGGTCCAGAACCGTTTCGAAATGGAAAGAGTAAGTGGTCGCGACCCAAAAGAGCAAATGGCTATGATTCTCCCCGCATATTAAAGTGGCTGGATTATTGAATTGGTCGGCTGGTTTTCGGGCTTTCAAGAAACAATTCAACAGTTCAACCAATTGGGGTGGCCATTCATACCCGATACTCCCGTGTTGGTTCGCGATGCCAAAGAAACTATTTTCCCACCTGtttctttaatttgtattgtttttaattttttgaaaattattttcctcGTTTCATGTTTACCCCGAAGAATATGGAGGCGTTGGAACGCATTGTAAAAAAACTCTAACTCATTACCAAAAACCTTCATAAACTCCACTCGAAAAACATTGCCATGCAAAAAGGCTATAGTGATAAGAATTTGTCGGAAGATCTCCACGTTGGGAAtgaatgaaattttgttttttaataatcccCGCGTCGTGCCAAAGTGTTTTTTGAAGCTTTCCTCTCGAAAACATTGCCATGCAAAAAGGTTATTGTAAGATTTCCACATTGCGAATGAATGaattttatattcttttaaagGTCTCTACGTTGTGCCAAAGAAAAGtttactattttgttaaagatttaaataaatgttgggTTCGAGTCACAGAGAACAATTAAGGATCGGGCTGAGCAAAACTTACCTTACTTAGCCTGGATTTAATAGTTATTGGGGGCTACACGTTCTAAGCACGGTATGGCTAAAATGTAACTTAAAATTACACACATTACAGGaggtatttgttttgattgtaCACAAATTAAGACAGGAAAAGTTATGCCTAAGAAACGACAATCCACTGGAAAGGCAGGCCAGTTCTGCGgtttaacttttattaaaaagtaagcCAACAAAAGTATAATTTATGTGGAAGTGGGGACGTAAAGCGGACCGCTGATCGAAGCCATTTTTCAAGCTGGGCCCAGGGAATGGTGCAATTTTCCGGTGTTGCTTAACTTTCCGCGTGATTTTCCCCCAATTTTGCGCAGCCAccacaaaggccaagtttctgaTATGGCAGTCGACGAGCAGCTGCGGCAAACTTTTTTGGGCCGAAACTTTCGCCTTTGGGGCTAATTGTTTGCGCATTCCGAAAGTCCTGCTTTGAATCAATTGAATTTCCCTCTCAGTGCCTCTTCTTTGACCATTTTCCTTGGGGAAACGTTCGGGAGACGGAAGTTTGGGGCCCTGGTGGTCAAGTTTCTGGCCAATTGCGGCTGCAAGTCAAGTCACATTTATTGCCATTCCACGGGGAAAGGGGGCGATGGGATTGGACCTGGTCACACGGCTCATAAGCCGTATGCAAATGCCACAAACAGACAAGAGTGAATGCGGGCTCTGAGACTAACGAACTTGGCAAAGAGGAGAACGAAAGTGGACAGAATAAGTAGTTTGGATAGCTAACTTGGCTATTTTGAAAGTCAAAGTGCCGAATTTCCAATAACTGACTTTCTATGCCATTTAGCATATTATATTACGTTTTGTGAAGTcggaaatataaaaagtgatcTGGCCAACCCTAGAACAATGGTAACAAGTTTGTGGAACACAAGTTGTTTCCTTACGTATTCGAATACTTTTGGGCGACTTTCGAATGTTGGCCTTCCGAGTTTCTCAGTTGTCAGCCCAGCCAAGAGGAGCCCTGAAAAGTATGCTAAGTTCTGTACACTCATCCCAGCTAATAGGTCCTGTTGCAGGGAATCGGCGTTAGGGTGGGCCCTGCGTGCTAGGCAAGGGCTCACATGGGTGGACCACAACCTCGCCACTTGATTAACATGCATATTCATAGCACTTTAGTTGGTCTTTTTGCACACGCGGCAAGCGGCTTgtggcaaataaattatttaaggaGCGAGGCAACGAAGCGGCGGAGTAAGGTAAGCCAATGAATGGGGCCAGTAAAGTGGAGATAAGCGAAGAATCGGAGAAACTACGGTGGATGGTACTTGTCGAATTGGAACCTCTCCAGCTTGATGTTGTTCCCATACAAAATTGCaagcgaattcttcagaaatTTCGACCTTGCAAGGCAGCGTTTATCGAGtatttcaaaactatttccattttaaaacatACTCGGTGGGATGCTCTCAGTCGGCCAATAACAATCTGGGAATCTTCAACTGATCAACTTTATCGGCATGATACAGGTGCAATCGGTATTTTCGATATTGGACTCGATACACATCGCAAATGGCTTTGTTTGATTTGCCCGTTCCCCGCCTTTTGTGGCTTTTTGGcgttgttaaattttttattgccaaagAAATATTTACGTGCAGGAGAAATGAGGGGAACAGGAGAGGCAAGGAAAGGCCAGGAGCAAAGCGACTTCGCTTTGGtttgctttattttgtttgctttcgcTTGCTTTATGCGTGAACTTTTTGTGCCTCTTTTATGTACGAAATGTATGTTCGTGGCCACCGTGCCGCACCGTGCCCCACCGTGTCCCACACATACCTCAGCACCCACCTCCCCACCCTGCACAGGCAGGAGCCCTCGCTTTCATTGGAATGCAAATATAACGCATACGCAGCGTATGACAATTTCGCCCGAAGGGCCAAGGGAAAACTGCAGGACGAGCTTCGGAGCCTGCAAGCGATATTCCTTTTTGCCTCGTTCGCCCTAATTGATTGCATGGGGGCGTTGTTATCCATTTACGGACTGCGGTCGCGCGGTTATTACGCCGCCACATGCCCCTCACCGCCTACCACGCGCCCCTCATTTTCCACGGccaacaatttaaattaaacaataaaatgcGCGCCGCACACATTGTGTGGTTTCTGTTTCTCGCTGTCGACGAAGTGCTTAAATGTTTGCCACAAACGGTCAAAGTGGGTGGGGGTGGTCCGCGTCATTTACAATTTACAGGGGaatttagaatttaatttttcagcgTGGAAGCCCTAAGGCTTACTCTGCACGTACATATTTTCGGTCAATCGCCAAATCCCCACTAGACCGCTTCTCATCTGCGCTTAAGCCTATTAAACCTTTGAGAATGGTGTTTACTTTCGCTGACAAACGTTGGTCAGCCGCTCGGAAGACTCCGGCTCCTCCTTCCCGCGCAAGGCGGGCTCAGAAGTCTGGGCTCCCACTTGAACCTCCTCGCCGAGGAGGTCCAACCGGCGGACACCGAGTAAGTTATGCCGAGCCACGCAGTTGTCGCCTGGCGGGATGAAATGTCAGCGGTGGCGGGGAAAGTGGGCGAGCTAAAGAGCGAGGCACGGGGGTGAAAGTGGTGTCTTCATTTATTCCGTGTCAGAAACTTTGCACGCGACTGTAGAGCAATGCAAAAGCCAGAGAAGGCACGCTACGGAATAGAGAACAAGGGACACACTGGGCAGAATGGGAACTGCTGTCCCAAAAGTGATtgttataatatttcaaatggCAAAGGAAAGGCAATGTTCTCACCGTCCCAAAAGCGATTGTTATGTTTAAAATGTAA containing:
- the LOC108024236 gene encoding uncharacterized protein LOC108024236 isoform X2; the protein is MSLAFFKQLPDGNYKRLPDENQKPKAVLNLVKDPLTGAYRVLPRIPSSANQVPYPFPPQNGVHGPVQEPRSQPPPLTPIRGPRQEHLLSLKAFEQSSALGTVSDFRELALRPIKDFSDLHPHPMEVDEQSSSGGLCGVGQSGGPFLEPTKLPLQVKVGPSLSHGNVTNAKGNSAGLLILKPKSYIFKPNKHPHIRSVLKPIQKEAMRHSPLRKIEELLASGEVIKLGSRNKPRTVPSQRCHSDADPKQPGEQEPLLNGAFDSSKIMTMEEIEDELRNPLRDDWMTWSSMSEEITDLVQNRFEMERNMEALERIVKKL